In one window of Rhizobium sp. ACO-34A DNA:
- a CDS encoding carbonate dehydratase, with product MKRFPSSLIAGYRNFMSGRYTAESERYRHLADQGQKPQTLMIACCDSRAAPETIFDAGPGELFVMRNVANMVPPYEPDGNYHATSAALEFAVQALRVKDIIVMGHGRCGGIRAALDPNAEPLSPGDFIGKWMGLVSSAAEQIQGNSVMTDSERQTALERISIRNSIANLRTFPCVRILEERGKLQLHGAWFDIANGELWIMDPDSRDFVRLDI from the coding sequence ATGAAGCGTTTTCCCTCCTCCCTCATCGCCGGTTATCGCAACTTCATGAGCGGCCGTTACACCGCCGAAAGCGAGCGATATCGACATCTCGCCGACCAGGGACAGAAGCCGCAGACCCTGATGATCGCCTGTTGCGATTCCCGGGCGGCGCCCGAGACGATCTTCGACGCCGGTCCGGGCGAACTGTTCGTGATGCGCAACGTCGCCAACATGGTTCCGCCTTATGAACCTGACGGCAACTACCATGCGACATCGGCAGCACTCGAATTCGCCGTGCAGGCGCTGCGGGTGAAGGACATCATCGTCATGGGCCATGGCCGGTGCGGCGGTATCCGCGCGGCGCTCGATCCCAATGCCGAGCCGCTTTCCCCCGGCGATTTCATCGGCAAGTGGATGGGTCTCGTCAGCTCTGCCGCCGAGCAGATCCAGGGCAATTCCGTCATGACGGATAGCGAGCGCCAGACGGCTCTCGAACGCATCTCGATCCGCAATTCGATCGCCAATCTCAGGACCTTCCCCTGCGTTCGCATTCTCGAGGAACGCGGCAAGCTGCAGCTTCATGGCGCATGGTTCGATATCGCCAATGGTGAGCTCTGGATCATGGATCCCGATTCCCGGGATTTCGTCCGTCTCGACATCTGA
- a CDS encoding pyridoxal kinase — protein MTEKSQGAVIVISSHVVRGSVGNRAAVFALESLGFPVWALPTVVLPWHPGHGPSTRLTFPEADFDKVIDDLIRAPWLSEVSAVLTGYFGNGAQPRSVARLITALKERNPDLIYVCDPVMGDLGGLYVPEATAIGIRDHLIPLATIATPNRYELAWLVGSPLETNKDIMDAALSLGPPQMLVTSAVPMMAGGTGNLYLSGRNALLAEHRLIDNPPNGLGDLLAALFLARRLEGLPEERALQLATAGVYEILARTAKKGGDELTLESDASSLSSPMALVQMRRLVHPAQRPKQS, from the coding sequence ATGACAGAGAAGTCGCAGGGCGCGGTCATCGTCATTTCGAGCCATGTCGTGCGGGGGTCGGTCGGCAACCGGGCCGCCGTCTTCGCGCTTGAAAGCCTCGGTTTTCCTGTATGGGCATTGCCGACCGTGGTGCTGCCGTGGCATCCGGGCCATGGTCCATCGACGCGGCTGACCTTTCCGGAGGCAGATTTCGACAAGGTGATCGACGATCTCATCCGCGCGCCCTGGCTTTCCGAGGTGTCCGCGGTGCTGACCGGTTATTTCGGCAACGGCGCGCAGCCGCGATCCGTTGCGCGCCTCATTACAGCACTGAAAGAGCGTAATCCCGATCTCATCTATGTCTGCGATCCCGTGATGGGCGATCTCGGCGGGCTCTATGTTCCGGAAGCCACTGCCATCGGTATTCGCGATCATCTCATCCCGCTTGCGACCATCGCCACGCCGAACCGCTACGAACTCGCCTGGCTGGTCGGCAGCCCGCTTGAGACCAACAAGGACATCATGGATGCAGCGCTTTCGCTCGGGCCGCCGCAGATGCTTGTGACGTCCGCCGTGCCGATGATGGCGGGCGGCACGGGCAATCTCTATCTCAGCGGCCGCAATGCGCTTCTTGCCGAGCACAGGCTGATCGACAACCCGCCGAACGGTCTCGGCGACCTGCTCGCGGCGCTGTTCCTTGCGCGGCGGCTCGAGGGGCTGCCCGAAGAACGGGCGCTGCAGCTCGCCACGGCAGGAGTCTATGAAATACTGGCGCGCACGGCAAAGAAGGGCGGAGACGAACTGACGCTCGAAAGCGATGCTTCCAGCCTGTCGTCGCCGATGGCGCTGGTGCAGATGCGTCGGCTGGTCCATCCGGCGCAGCGTCCGAAGCAAAGTTGA
- a CDS encoding lytic transglycosylase, which produces MRLSRISAAALLTAAVFSMTAGSAAAAKCSSTSAGFDQWIDEFKQEASSQGVSPSVLNKVFSNVSYNTATIRADRGMKSFKLSFDQFMQKRGGAAIISRGKGMKKNNAALFARIEQRYGVPAGPLIAIWGMETGFGSFLGKEHTLSAVATLAFDCRRTEYFTDQLYAALELVASNELSLTAVGAAHGEIGQTQFLPRNVVRYGVDGDGDGRIDLVRSKADALASTANFLKGHGWRAGAGYQQGQPNFAAIQGWNAATVYQQAIAYIGAQIDGQ; this is translated from the coding sequence ATGCGTCTGTCCAGAATCTCGGCAGCAGCTCTTTTGACAGCGGCAGTATTTTCCATGACGGCCGGCAGCGCCGCTGCCGCAAAATGCAGCAGCACGTCGGCCGGTTTCGACCAGTGGATCGATGAATTCAAGCAGGAAGCCAGCAGCCAGGGCGTCAGCCCGTCCGTGCTGAACAAGGTGTTTTCGAACGTATCCTACAACACCGCCACCATTCGCGCCGATCGCGGCATGAAGAGCTTCAAGCTGTCCTTCGACCAGTTCATGCAGAAGCGTGGCGGAGCCGCGATCATCTCGCGCGGCAAGGGCATGAAGAAGAACAATGCCGCTCTTTTCGCCAGGATCGAGCAGCGCTATGGCGTTCCGGCTGGTCCGCTGATCGCGATCTGGGGCATGGAAACGGGCTTCGGTTCGTTCCTTGGCAAGGAGCACACCCTTTCCGCCGTCGCCACGCTCGCCTTCGATTGCCGCCGCACGGAATATTTCACCGACCAGCTCTATGCAGCGCTTGAACTGGTCGCCAGCAACGAGCTTTCCCTGACCGCCGTCGGCGCCGCCCATGGCGAAATCGGCCAGACACAGTTCCTGCCGCGCAATGTCGTGCGCTACGGCGTGGACGGCGATGGCGACGGCCGCATCGATCTCGTTCGCTCCAAGGCCGATGCGCTGGCATCCACCGCAAACTTCCTGAAGGGCCATGGCTGGCGGGCAGGCGCCGGCTACCAGCAGGGCCAGCCGAACTTCGCTGCCATTCAGGGCTGGAATGCCGCCACCGTCTACCAGCAGGCAATTGCCTATATCGGCGCACAGATCGACGGCCAGTAA
- a CDS encoding aspartate-semialdehyde dehydrogenase: MGFKIAVAGATGNVGREMLGILSERGFPADEVVALASARSQGTEVSFGDKTLKVQNLENYDFSDTDICLMSAGGTVSQKWSPKIGQQGCVVIDNSSAWRYDADVPLIVPEVNPDAIADFKKRNIIANPNCSTAQLVVALKPLHDAAKIKRVVVSTYQSVSGAGKEGMDELFTQTRAVFVADPIEAKKFTKRIAFNVIPHIDVFMEDGYTKEEWKVLAETKKMLDPKIKVTCTAVRVPVFIGHSEAVNIEFENEITADQARDILREAPGCLVVDKRENGGYVTPLECAGEDATYISRIREDATVENGLNIWVVSDNLRKGAALNAVQIAELLVNRGLIKPKKAAA, from the coding sequence ATGGGTTTCAAGATTGCAGTCGCGGGCGCTACCGGCAATGTCGGGCGCGAAATGCTGGGCATCCTCTCCGAACGGGGCTTCCCTGCCGATGAAGTGGTAGCGCTGGCCTCCGCCCGCTCGCAGGGCACCGAGGTCTCCTTCGGCGACAAAACGCTGAAGGTCCAGAACCTCGAAAACTACGATTTCTCCGATACCGACATTTGCCTGATGTCTGCCGGCGGCACCGTTTCCCAGAAGTGGTCGCCGAAGATCGGCCAGCAGGGTTGCGTCGTCATCGACAACTCGTCTGCCTGGCGCTACGACGCCGACGTTCCGCTGATCGTTCCGGAAGTCAACCCGGACGCAATCGCGGACTTCAAGAAGCGCAACATCATCGCCAACCCGAATTGCTCCACGGCCCAGCTCGTCGTCGCGCTGAAGCCGCTTCATGACGCCGCCAAGATCAAGCGCGTCGTTGTCTCGACCTACCAGTCGGTTTCCGGTGCCGGCAAGGAAGGCATGGACGAGCTGTTCACCCAGACCCGCGCCGTCTTCGTCGCCGACCCGATCGAAGCGAAGAAGTTCACCAAGCGCATCGCCTTCAACGTCATTCCGCACATCGACGTCTTCATGGAAGACGGCTACACCAAGGAAGAGTGGAAGGTTCTCGCCGAGACCAAGAAGATGCTCGACCCGAAGATCAAGGTTACCTGCACGGCAGTGCGCGTGCCGGTTTTCATCGGCCATTCGGAAGCGGTCAACATCGAGTTCGAAAACGAAATCACCGCCGATCAGGCCCGTGACATCCTGCGCGAAGCCCCGGGTTGCCTCGTCGTCGACAAGCGCGAGAACGGCGGCTACGTAACTCCGCTCGAATGCGCCGGCGAAGACGCGACCTACATCTCGCGTATCCGCGAAGACGCAACCGTCGAGAACGGCCTCAACATCTGGGTCGTCTCCGACAACCTGCGCAAGGGTGCCGCACTCAACGCCGTCCAGATTGCCGAGCTTCTCGTCAATCGCGGCCTGATCAAGCCGAAGAAGGCTGCTGCCTGA